In Zingiber officinale cultivar Zhangliang chromosome 6A, Zo_v1.1, whole genome shotgun sequence, a single genomic region encodes these proteins:
- the LOC121997998 gene encoding synaptotagmin-2-like, producing the protein MGFLGTVLGFFGFGWGIALGLVIGYYLFIFSQPTDVKDPEIQPLVEYDSTALEKMFPEIPLWVKNPDFDRVDWLNKFLEYMWPYLDKAICKTAKEIAKPIIAENTANYKIDSVEFETLTLGCLPPTLQGMKVYTTDEKELIMEPLLKWAGNPNVTVVVKAFGLKATAQVLDLQVFAIPRITLKPLVPNFPCFAKILVSLMEKPHVDFGLKLLGADVMSIPGLYRFVQETIKKQVAAMYLWPKTLEVPIMDPTKAMKKPVGILEVTVVQAMKLKKKDLLGKSDPYVKLTLQDDNLPAKKTTVKRSNLNPEWNEEFKFVIKDPETQVLELSVFDWEQVGKHDKMGLNIVPLKDLTPDQTKTLTLDLLKTLDPNDPQNDKSRGQMVVEVTYKPFKEGDVPNDISDEEGEMEKAPEGTPAGGGLLVAMIHEAQDLEGKHHTNPYVRILFRGETKKTKCIKKNRDPRWDEEFQFVCEEPPTNEKMHVEVVSRPPSIGIHSKEMLGHVVISLADVVNNKRINEKYHLIDSKNGRLQVELQWRTS; encoded by the exons ATGGGGTTCCTCGGCACGGTGTTGGGTTTCTTTGGCTTCGGATGGGGGATCGCCCTCGGCTTGGTCATCGGCTACTACCTGTTCATCTTCTCCCAGCCCACGGACGTCAAG gatcctgaaattcagccACTTGTTGAATATGATTCTACTGCATTGGAGAAAATGTTTCCAGAAATTCCCTTATGGGTGAAAAATCCAGACTTTGATCGA GTTGACTGGTTAAACAAGTTTCTAGAGTATATGTGGCCGTATCTTGACAAG GCGATTTGCAAAACTGCAAAGGAGATAGCAAAACCAATTATTGCTGAGAATACTGCCAACTACAAAATTGACTCTGTCGAATTTGAAACACTCACCTTAGGTTGTTTGCCACCTACTCTTCAAG GAATGAAAGTTTACACTACTGATGAAAAGGAACTGATCATGGAACCATTGTTGAAGTGGGCTGGAAACCCTAATGTGACCGTTGTGGTTAAGGCATTTGGATTAAAAGCAACAGCACAG GTTTTAGACTTGCAAGTCTTTGCAATTCCACGGATTACATTAAAGCCGTTGGTCCCAAACTTCCCTTGTTTTGCAAAAATCCTTGTATCACTCATGGAGAAG CCTCATGTTGATTTTGGACTAAAGCTTCTAGGAGCTGATGTTATGTCAATACCTGGTCTTTACAGATTTGTTCAG GAGACCATAAAGAAGCAAGTTGCAGCCATGTACCTATGGCCTAAAACACTAGAAGTCCCGATAATGGATCCCACGAA AGCTATGAAGAAGCCCGTTGGTATTCTGGAAGTGACTGTTGTCCAGGCAATGAAATTGAAGAAGAAAGATCTTTTGGGTAAGTCGGATCCATATGTAAAGCTAACTCTTCAAGATGATAATCTGCCAGCAAAGAAGACCACTGTGAAACGTAGCAATCTTAATCCTGAGTGGAATGAGGAATTCAAGTTTGTTATCAAGGATCCAGAAACTCAAGTTCTTGAACTTAGTGTCTTTGATTGGGAGCAG GTTGGCAAACATGATAAGATGGGTTTGAATATCGTCCCACTGAAAGATCTTACTCCTGATCAGACAAAAACTCTAACTCTTGACTTGCTCAAGACCTTGGATCCTAATGATCCTCAAAATGACAAGTCACGTGGACAGATGGTTGTAGAAGTCACCTACAAGCCATTTAAGGAAGGTGACGTTCCAAATGATATCAGTgatgaagaaggagaaatggAGAAGGCACCCGAAGGCACTCCGGCGGGTGGTGGTTTGCTTGTGGCTATGATCCACGAAGCTCAAGATCTTGAAGGGAAGCATCACACAAATCCTTATGTTCGGATCCTGTTCAGAGGAGAGACAAAGAAAACTAAG TGCATCAAGAAAAATCGAGATCCAAGATGGGACGAGGAGTTTCAATTTGTTTGTGAAGAACCACCTACAAACGAAAAAATGCATGTCGAGGTAGTTAGTCGACCACCTAGTATTGGAATCCACTCTAAG GAAATGCTAGGACATGTGGTCATCAGCCTTGCGGATGTTGTCAACAACAAGAGAATCAACGAGAAGTATCATCTTATCGACTCAAAAAATGGTCGCTTGCAAGTTGAGCTGCAGTGGAGAACATCATAG
- the LOC121995311 gene encoding kinesin-like protein KIN-14C: MVRSAKRRSDVIEWLNSLFPGLRMPVDASEEELRARLLNGSLLCGILRRLSPGYSNEMRNDNYDSTPENSSENITKFVSVVENMGLPGFNVFDLEQGAVSAVVYCLWSLKDHLLSDVCQDGNSLVRSGGEGRAKPKVLQSTRFAPLSVVVGDGNGHSPASIGEQRRHSFHELRSPHYSQNTHISASSVSAEPSTPQSPYGGHKFHDVFQLKQGHYYDIQASKISDMMKSNSLDNAPTQSLLSIMNGILDESIERKNGDIPQRVSSLLKRVAQEIERRIATQAEHIHNQNNLIKTREEKYQSRIRVLEALAMGTNEETQIVMEQLQLLKTEKHKIEEKNTHDEENIGRLLKEKEKNDKNTSELAKELETIKRAYKEQYRHMETKSKENQEEFEQKLKEVESYLEESRSRMKELEAISESKTQNWNHKEHVFQKFINLQQQSVKELRSSYDSIKHELAVSQKKWCEESIAFGKRLKVLTDAADNYHSILAENRKLFNEVQELKGNIRVYCRIRPFLSGEDKKHTTIEYIGENGELLIANPSKQRKDGQRMFKFNKVFGPASTQEEVFLDTQPLIRSVLDGYNVCILAYGQTGSGKTYTMSGPNGASDEEWGVNCRALNDLFQISRNRRDTYMYEVGVQMIEIYNEQVRDLLANDGSQKKLGILNASQPNGLAVPDASMHPVASTNDVLKQMQMGNSNRAVGATALNERSSRSHSIMTVHVRGVDLKTGATLRGSLHLVDLAGSERVERSEAIGDRLKEAQHINRSLSALGDVIFSLSQKNSHVPYRNSKLTQILQSSLGGHAKTLMFVQINPEIGSYSETLSTLKFAERVSGVELGAAKSQKEGKDIRDLMEQIATLKDVITNKDEEIEQLQQLRDTSSGYNGNSLSHSASYTIEHKRNFYEERVQANKKVALDQENYSDQSGEHSESGSQWSTDGRRHLKLQAIELTVDPELVSLGDADSEERLSEISDGIISMATETDASITSLTDLNLHGQVKSPEDMKDEKV, translated from the exons ATGGTTCGCTCAGCGAAGAGGCGGTCCGACGTCATCGAGTGGCTCAACAGCCTGTTTCCTGGCCTCCGTATGCCGGTCGACGCGTCGGAGGAGGAACTCCGGGCGCGGTTGCTCAACGGATCTCTTCTTTGCGGCATCCTGAGGAGGTTGAGCCCCGGCTACTCCAATGAG ATGAGGAACGATAACTATGATTCTACCCCCGAGAACAGTTCGGAAAACATAACCAAGTTTGTATCGGTTGTCGAGAACATGGGACTGCCAGGATTCAACGTATTCGATTTAGAAcag GGGGCAGTGTCTGCAGTGGTGTACTGCCTTTGGTCTCTCAAGGATCACCTCCTCTCGGACGTCTGCCAGGACGGAAACTCGCTTGTTAGAAGTGGAGGAGAGGGGAGAGCGAAGCCCAAAGTGCTTCAAAGCACAAGGTTTGCCCCACTCAGTGTTGTGGTTGGGGATGGCAATGGTCACAGCCCTGCTTCCATTGGAGAACAAAGAAGGCATAGCTTCCATGAGCTAAGATCGCCACATTACTCTCAGAACACTCACATTTCGG CTTCTTCTGTGAGTGCAGAGCCATCAACCCCACAATCTCCTTATGGTGGTCACAAGTTCCATGATGTTTTCCAACTAAAACAAGGACATTATTATGATATTCAGGCATCAAAGATCTCTGATATGATGAAATCAAATAGCTTAGAT AATGCCCCGACTCAATCTCTTTTAAGCATCATGAATGGGATTCTTGATGAAAGTATTGAGAGGAAGAACGGAGATATACCTCAA CGTGTATCATCCTTGTTGAAAAGAGTAGCGCAAGAGATTGAACGTCGTATTGCAACCCAAGCCGAACACATACACAAT CAAAATAATCTTATCAAAACCAGGGAGGAGAAGTATCAATCAAGAATTAGAGTGCTTGAAGCATTAGCAATGGGTACAAATGAAGAAACACAG ATAGTTATGGAACAACTCCAACTTCTGAAG ACAGAAAAGCATAAAATTGAAGAGAAAAACACACATGATGAAGAAAATATAGGTAGGTTGctgaaggagaaggagaaaaatgACAAAAATACTTCAGAACTTGCTAAGGAGTTAGAGACTATAAAAAGGGCATACAAAGAGCAATATCGGCATATGGAAACAAAATCAAAGGAGAATCAGGAGGAGTTCgaacaaaaattaaaagaagttGAATCCTATTTGGAAGAATCAAGAAGCAGAATGAAAGAGCTAGAGGCAATTTCAGAATCCAAGACCCAAAATTGGAATCACAAGGAACATGTTTTTCAGAAATTCATAAATCTGCAACAGCAATCAGTGAAG GAGTTGAGGTCATCCTATGACTCAATTAAGCATGAACTTGCAGTTTCACAAAAGAAATGGTGTGAAGAATCAATTGCCTTTG GGAAGAGACTGAAAGTACTGACTGATGCTGCAGACAACTACCATAGCATCCTTGCTGAAAACAGAAAATTGTTTAATGAAGTTCAAGAGCTAAAAG GGAACATTAGAGTCTATTGCCGTATAAGACCATTTCTTTCTGgtgaagacaagaagcatactaCAATAGAGTACATTGGCGAGAATGGTGAGCTTCTTATTGCAAATCCCTCCAAGCAAAGAAAAGATGGACAACGAATGTTCAAATTCAATAAGGTCTTTGGTCCAGCTTCTACTCAAG AGGAGGTGTTCCTTGACACTCAACCATTAATTCGCTCAGTTCTTGATGGTTACAATGTATGCATTCTAGCATATGGTCAAACCGGATCAGGAAAAACTTATACCATG AGTGGACCAAATGGAGCAAGTGACGAAGAATGGGGCGTCAATTGTCGAGCTCTAAATGACCTATTTCAAATATCCCGAAACAGGAGAGACACCTATATGTATGAGGTGGGTGTTCAGATGATTGAAATCTACAATGAGCAAGTCAGAGATCTGCTTGCAAATGATGGTTCACAAAAGAA ACTTGGAATTCTGAATGCTTCGCAACCGAATGGACTTGCTGTCCCTGATGCAAGTATGCACCCTGTTGCGTCTACGAACGATGTCCTGAAACAGATGCAAATGGGAAACAGCAACAGGGCAGTGGGTGCAACAGCTCTTAATGAAAGAAGCAGCAGATCACACAG TATCATGACAGTTCATGTACGAGGTGTGGATTTAAAAACTGGAGCTACGTTAAGAGGCTCTCTGCATCTAGTAGATCTTGCTGGAAGTGAGAGGGTTGAACGTTCAGAGGCCATAGGTGATAGATTGAAGGAAGCTCAACATATCAACCGATCTTTGTCGGCTCTCGGAGATGTCATATTTTCTCTATCACAGAAAAATTCTCATGTACCTTACAGAAACAGCAAACTAACCCAAATTTTACAAAGTTCTCTCG GTGGACATGCTAAGACACTTATGTTTGTACAGATAAACCCAGAGATAGGATCTTATTCTGAGACATTGAGTACCTTAAAATTTGCTGAGAGGGTGTCTGGAGTGGAGTTGGGTGCTGCAAAGAGTCAAAAGGAAGGAAAAGATATTAGAGATTTGATGGAACAG ATAGCAACACTTAAAGATGTAATAACTAATAAAGATGAGGAAATTGAACAATTACAACAGTTAAGAGACACTAGTTCTGGGTATAATGGCAACTCATTGAGTCACTCAGCCTCTTATACAATTGAACACAAGAGGAATTTTTACGAGGAGAGGGTACAGGCTAATAAAAAGGTCGCATTGGATCAAGAAAACTACTCCGACCAAAGTGGCGAGCATTCTGAATCCGGTTCTCAGTGGTCGACTGACGGTAGAAGGCACCTAAAGCTTCAAGCTATTGAGCTTACTGTTGATCCGGAGCTTGTCAGTCTCGGTGATGCAGATTCAGAGGAAAGATTAAGTGAAATATCAGATGGCATTATTTCCATGGCAACAGAAACAGATGCTTCAATAACAAGTCTTACTGACCTTAATCTCCATGGGCAAGTCAAGTCACCAGAAGACATGAAAGATGAGAAAGTGTAA